Genomic window (Cherax quadricarinatus isolate ZL_2023a unplaced genomic scaffold, ASM3850222v1 Contig242, whole genome shotgun sequence):
cagaataaacaatgtagacatttttggcactaaaataacatatctactgttcattagtcatgtctctaggcccctcttatattactattgctttctattttgattttttattcatacaaaaaaaatacaaaatttactgttatgtagactactgcattattgtaaaaatggtataaataatatcagtgcactagtgaaagaatattagactccccagttgatgtgtattggatgtgtggtgtgatttgcttactcttgaaccaTACCCcatactcttgaacattggtaaaaatcgaacatttccgctacttcaaggtcgttttcatcatgaaagtaatgaaaatcacctttgtttctgtaatatgttttacattttatcacctgagaccatgaaacgAGAATACAGTGATAAATActgtatgaaaatacacctcgaattcggcgttttaatccaaaaaaacaaacggagtttttttctcattatgcactgcatgctcttggatttttttatgtggtgcacactgaccacacagacccattctctcacatgtgggcctaccagctttctcctgcttgatttgagacCGCTAGAATTTACTCgtttaaatacgtcagaaacagtggcgagTAAGATGTATATACAtgacgtaaacagtcaaagggttatggaagcagtattgttaggctaagtaaatgatattattatatttccctacaatatatttgtgtaccaaacatttgtgatttttcaacatttgcgagGTTCGTGATCCCCTAATCCTCGCAAATGTGGAGGGTGACCTgtatctcctccgctccagtgagtgaaTATTCAAGGCTTCAAGGCGTTtctagtaatttaagtgctttacaggctcattGTGTGccttaaatgatctctgtatttgttctagCTTAGATATTTCTTTGTCTTATTATGTTCTTTTAAAATAAGGTTAGCTGACATAATTTTCCCAAAtcttttacatgttcctttcgttgtatttggtgaccctcttgagttatGTATActgtgttccttttgagttcttcattctttccatacctaagcagctggaacttatcaccattgaacatcatattgttctccactgcccactggaaaactctgCTTATGTCGTCctataatttttcagtgtcttctaccatagtgactttcatgcttattttagtgtcatctgcaaatgatgatgcaAAATtgtgatgggtgtttttatctatgtctgctatgaggatgagaaacagcagaggtgccaagacagtgccttggggcactgagctttttacctagCTGATGCTGGACTTTGCTCTGTTTTCTACTACTTTCTGTGTGTTATATTTCCAAAAATTCATCTGCCCACCTTCTCCATAATGCcttggccttcattttgtgctcTTTGACTTCAGGATCGCATTTCTTAAATGCCTttgaaaatctgtgtaaatcacatacaCATTTTGGTCATCCTCCAgtgcctccataattctgtcatagtggtttaGCAGCTGTTTAATTTTATCATGTAGCACAAAATGCAATTTACTAATGATCTTAATTTTCAGCATATGGTAAGGCTTACTGGAATGAAGAAAATCTCCTAACAATGCTAAATACTGTTAAAGAATATCGGCTTCTCTGTCATGATAGTGCAGAGCTGGAGAGGGTACTCAGTAGTGATGAGTTGTGGAATGAAGTAGCATCAAGACAAAATGCCAGTCACAAACTTCATCCAAGTAAATGTCTTCAACACTTTTCCTTGGTAAATACAAAAGTAATTTTGTTACTCATTAGTGAAaacgatgttttttttttttatattaaggcTTCTCCTTTATATTATATTAACTATTTGGCTCCACAGTTGGAAATTATATTTTTTCTAACTTTATACAATGAACAGAAAATGTTGCTGTATTTGTGATGTACATATTAATAAATTATTCTATGATATTTTATTGATAGTGATATGGAAAAAAATTGTCTTTTATTATATGGTATATTGCAGTTATGTCAACAGTACAAAAGTGTGCTGACTTACAATTTTCAAATATCGAAAGAAGTAGCTGGCAGGTCTATGGGTTTTCAAGACATTATAGAAAACATTTTGATGCCCTTCACCTGCCATGATGCCGATTTTGACATTAGGGGTgagtattcttttttttttttacaaattcttAACGATTATGTTGGTATGCCTTCCATTCGTTCATCTATTTCAGCTACCCTACAAAGAGATCAGACTtaagtaatttggccagtttcacacaaaattaaaaaagtaCCAATTTAAAaatcatctttcaacaaaccagctatatcccaccaaagcagggtggctcaaaaagaaaatacaaaagtttctctttttaactttcgtaatgtatacaggaaaaggggttaccagccccttcctcctggcattttagtcgcctcttacgacacacatggcttatggaggaagaattctatttcacttctccatggagatttagggaaataaacaagaacaagaacatgtagtagattggtagacagcaaccacccagggaggtactaccgtcctgctaagtgactgtaaaacgaaagcctgtaattcttttacatgatggtaggattgctggtgtcttttgtctgtctcataaatatgcaagattacaggtatgtcttgctacttctacttacacttacgtcacactacacatacatgtacatgtttatttatacacactcatctgagttttctttgattttatcataagaacataagaacataagaaaggaggaacactgcaggaggcctgctggcccatactaggcaggtcctttacaattcatcccactaacaaaacatttgcccaacccaattttcagtgccacccaagaaataagctctgatgtgaaagtcccactcaaatccaacccctcccactcatgtacttatccaacctagatttgaaactacccaaagtcccagcctcaataacccaactaggtagactgttccactcatcaactaccctatttccaaaccaatactttcctatgtcctttctaaatctaaacttatctaatttaaatccattattgcgcgttctctcttggagagacatcctgaagaccttattaatatcccctttattaatacctatcttccacttatacacttcgatcaggtctcccctcattcttcgtctaacaagtgaatgtaacttaagagtcttcaatctttcttcataaggaagatttctgatgctatgtattaatttagtcatcctacgctgaatgttttctaacaaatttatgtccattttgtaatacggagaccagaactgagctgcataatcaaggtgaggccttactaatgatgtataaagctgcagtatgacctctggacttctgttgcttacacttcttgatataaatcccagtaatctatttgccttattacgtacgcttaggcattgctgtcttggtttaaggttgctgctcaccataacccccaagtccttttcgcaatctgtatggctaagttctacatcatttaatttataagtactagggttatgggcactcccaagcttcagaaccttgcatttatctacattgaactgcatctgccacttttctgaccaagaatagagtttgtttaaatcctcctgaagttccctaacatctacgtttgaatcaattatcctacctatctttgtgtcatcggcgaatttgctcatatcactagtaattccctaatcaagatcattgatatatattataaacaacaacgggcccaagactgatccctgtggaacgccacttgttacagatccccactcggatttaaccccatttatggacactctctgcttcctgtcagtgagccatgactcgatccacgagagcacttttcccccaatgccatgagctgccactttctttaacagtctatggtgcggaactctatcaaaagccttactaaaatctaagtaaataatatcaaattctttattgtggtcaacagcctcaaaagctttactgaagaaagttaataaattagttagacaagaccggcctcttgtgaatccatgctgagtatcattaatcaagctatgcttatcgagatggcttcttataatctcagctataattgactctagtaatttgcctacaattgaggtcaggcttattgggcggtaatttgacggtaacgacttgtcccctgttttaaaaataggagttacattagccatcttccacatatcagacactacacctgtttgaagagataaattaaaaatattagttaatggttcacagagttccattttgcattccttaagaacccttgaaaaaacctcatcaggacccggcgacttattttgcttcagtctgtctatctgcctcacaaccatctcactagtgactgtgatgttacataatttattttcttctagcccactgtaaaaattaattactggaatattgttagtgtcttcctgtgtaaaaactgagagaaaataattatttaaaatcaagcacatttcattctcattgtcagtaaggtgcccatagttatttttaaggggacctatcttatctctaacttttgttctatagacctggaaaaaactttttgggttagttttagaatccctagcaactttaatttcatagtcccttttagcttttcttatcccctttttaatgtccctcttaatgtcaatatactgattcataagatgaccctcacctcttttgatacgcctataaattcctttcttatgccctagtagatattttagcctattattcatccattttgggtcatttctatttgatctaatttctttatatgggataaacgctctttgagcagcatgtatagtgttcagaaaactgtcatattgatagctctcttcgttaccccagtcaacagatgataagtgttctctaagcccatcgtaatctgctaagcgaaaatctgggactgttactgagttatcgctactatcgtacttccattcaatgctaaatgtaattgatttgtggtcgctagcacccagttcctctgaaatttctaaattattaacaagggattcattgtttgccataactaagtcaagcaggttatttcccctagtaggttctgtcacaaactgcttcaaaaaacaatcctgaaatacttctaagaagtcgtacgattctaaattcccagtcaagaaattccaatcaacatgactaaagttaaagtctcctagaattacagtggacccccggttaacgattttaatccgtgcaagaggggtaattgttatgcgaaataatcgttatgtgaatgaattttccccataagaaataatggaaataaaattaatccgtgcaagacacccaaaagtatgaaaaaaaaaattttttaccacatgaaatattaattttaatacacacaaactgaaaaaggcatgcacacttacatgacacttacttttattgaagatctggtgatgattgatgggatgggaggaggggagagcattatcttcttactgtttagaaggggaatccccttccattacgacttgaggtagcaagtccttttccggggttacttcccttcttcttttaatgccactaggaccagcttgagagtcactggacctctgtcgcacaacaaatctgtccatagagctctgtacctcccgttcctttacgatttgtctaaaatgggccacaacattgtcattgaaatagtcaccagcacggcttgcaacagctgtgtcagggtgattttcatctataaaggtttgcagttcaacccactgtgcacacatttccttaatctttgaagtaggcacaatggattccacaactggcataggcttctcagggttagccccaaacccttcaaaatctttcttaatttccatactaattctcaccctttttaccacagggttggcactagaagctttcttggggcccatggtcacttattttccagaaacagcaccgaaaacactgtaataatacgaaatattccgagtgtatgcttggatgttaccgcggaggctggctggtaaacaatgggacgggcggcacatgtgagggcacattggacgcgtctcggacgaaaatcggtgagcgggtttttaatcggtatgcgcggcaaaaattttgcgataaaagtaagcggtatgcggaaaaatcgctatgtgatgccatcgttatgcgggggtccactgtactacattatcgtgccttgtggccttaacaatttcctcccatagtagtttcccttggtccctatctaagttagggggacggtatatcactcctaaaatcagtttttcatgcccctctgaaaattctatccaaacagactctgtatgtgttacttcagacttaatacccgtttttatgcaacagttcaagcgatctcggacatacaatgccaccccaccccccctcccaatacttctatcttcttggaacaatttaaaaccctgaatatgacattccgcaggcatgtcccgactttttgaattaaaccacgtctcagttaaggcaaatacatcaatgttacctacactagcaactaatctcaactcgtccatcttattcctagcactacggcaattagcataataaacattgaaagactctcctttctctttacccttcctgctcatttctatttttctactaaacctattactgtccttatcacccaaggtccctggcttttcaatatctatctcgttcttattattactagttcccctagaactcgtaatattactacactgggacttcactgttttcctgccaaaacccataccactaactattcctagtttaaagtcctaactgctccctccactgcagttgccagtgctcccaccccacacctagataagtgaaccccatccctagcatacatgtcatttctgccatagaagaggtcccagttgtcaatgaatgttaccgcattttccttacagtatttgtccagccagcaattgacaccaattgccctggacaaccattcacttccaactcccttccttggcaaaataccacatatgagagggttcccacccttacttctaattatttctattgctgacctatacctgctaatcaggtcctcactcctacgtctgccaacatcgttgcctccagcactgagacagataataggattgctcccattacctctcatgatgtcatccagacggctaacaatatcctccatcccagccccaggaaagcaaactctctgtctcctactcctgtccttcaagcagaacgccctatccatatacctaacttggctatccccaacaacaacaatattcttaccttccttaatgtctttcgtcgtgtcgttcccagtagtcaactcacattcttcgggtagcactgagaatgtattggatgtttccacaacagtttccacggcagtctctttcttcttcatcgtttctacctttccattcgtcttcttgatcgtcaacttctttccctgctgtccagccactgaccagtttcccttcttgacctgaggactcaaaacaggaggactactacgaatcttcttgttttcctcggtcaatcgccgaatttccaaattcgccaacctcaattcttccttaagctgttggtaaagttgctcgatggagggcatcttgcttcaattctagagagcgcgcaaacaggtcttcacagagccaagtacacgtcaacactgcgcaaatgccaactcaatcaggagctactgcgcagcacatccgcacggcccaatagcgatgcttttacttttatatccatggggaagtggaataagaatcttacctccgtaagccatgtgtgttgtaaaagtcgactaaaatgccaggaacaatgggctagtaaccccttttcctgtacagattactataaagaagaagaaaattgtcaaagtgggatgtctgaatgtgcgtcgatgttgtgcgaatgataagaaagagatgattgtggatgttacgagtgagaagaagctggatgtcttggcttaaagtgaaacaaagctgaagcaggtgggagagtttcagtggagagaagtaaatgggattaggtcaggggtttcaaatagaattagagctaaagaaggagtagcaataatgttgaaggataagcaatGGCAGGAAAAGGGAGTATAAATGTactaattcaaggattatgtgcagtaaaataaaggttggatgtgaaaagtgagttatagtaagcgtatatgcacctggagaggagagaagtgtagaggagagagagagattttaggaaatgttgagtgaatgcgtggggagttttgaaccaagtgtgagagtacttgtggttggggatttcaatgctaaagtgggtaaaaatgttgtggagggagtagtaggtaaatttggaatgccaggggtaaatgaaaatggagagcctttaattgagcaatgtgaagaaagaggtttggtaataagtaatacgtattttataaaaaagaggataaataaatatacaaggtatgatatagcatgtaatgaaagtagtttgttagattatgtattggtggataaaaggttgatgggtaggctccaggatgtacatatttatagaggggcaactgacatatcggatcattatttagttgtagctacagttagagtaaaaggtagatgggacaagaggaaatgggcaacaacaagtaagagagaggtgaaagtgtataaactaagggaggaggaagttcgggtgagatataagcaactatttgcagtaaggtgggctagtgcaagtatgagtagttggggggttgaagagggttggaatagttttaaaaatgcagtattagaatgtggggcagaagtttgtggttataggagggtgagtgcagaggaaagaggagtgattcgtggaatgatgaagtaaagggtgtgataaaagagaaaaagtttgcttatgagaggtttttacaaagcagaagtgttataagaagagcagagtatatggagtgtaaaagaaaggtgaagagactggtgagagagtgcgaaaggagagcagatgatagagtgggagaggcacagtcaagaaattttaatgaaaataagaaaaaatttagaAGTGAGTTAAGCAAGCatggaaagcctagggaacgaatggatttgtcagttaaaaacagagtaggggagttagtagatggggagatggaggcattgggtagatggcagaaatattttgaggagcttttaaatgtcgatgaagaaaggcaGGCGGCAATTTCATGCATTAGCCAGGtatgtataccatcttttaggagtgaagaagagcaggatgtgagtgtacgagaggtgcgtgaggcattacgtagaatgaaagggggtaaagcacttggaactgatgggatcatgacagaaatgttaaaagcaggaggggatatagtgttggagtggttggtatttttgtttaataaatgtacgaaagaggggaaggtacctagggattggcagagagtatgtatagttcctttatataaagggaagggggacagaagagattgtaaaaattatagaggaatttgtttactgaatataccaggaaaagtgtacggtagggttattattgaaagaattagaggtaagacagaacgtaTAATTGCGgttgaacaaggaggttttagagtgggtaggggatgtgtagatcaagtgtttacattgaagcatatatgtgaacagtatttaagtaaaggcagggaagttttcgttgcatttatggatttagaaaaggcatatgatagagtgttTAGGGGAGgaatgtggcaggtgttgcaagtaaatggaataggtagtaagttactaaattctgtaaagagtttttatgaggatagtgaggctcaggttagggtgcgtagaagagagggagactacttcccggtaaaactAGGTTTTAGACGggtatgtgtaatgtcaccagggttgtttaatatatttatagatggagttgtaaaggaagtaaatgctagggtgttcaggagaggggtgggattaaattatggggaatcgaatacaaaatgagaattgacacagttactttttgttgatgatattgtgcttatgggagctcctaaagaaaaattgcaaaggtaagtggacgagtttgggagagtgtgtacagttataaagttgaaagtgaacatagaaaagaggaaggtgatgagggtatcaaatgatttagataaagaaaaattggatatcaaattggagaggagtatgaaagttttcagatatttaggagttgacgtgtcaacggatgaggttaatcatagaattgatgaaggaaaaaaggtgagtggtgcgttgaggtatatgtggaggcaaaaaactttatatttggaggcaaagaagggaatgtatgaaagtacagtggaccctcacctaacgatggcatcgcatatcgttaaatccgcctagtgatacattttaacgcaaaaattttgcctcacctagcgctaaaaaacttgcTCAACGCGATTTGTCCGAGACGCATCCACGtgcagcctgagccagcctcacttgttccgtgggtggcagtgtttacaagccagcctccgcggtcacatccaagcatacaatcagaacatttcacattatcacatcgtttttagtgatttcacctgcaaaataagtgaccatgggccccaagaaagcttctagtgccaaccttgtggtaaaaagggtgggaaatactatcgtaccacagttagctgctgctgcaccactgtcagccgttgctggaccagtcagctgttgctgcaccacagctgctgctgcaccacagtcagctgctgctgcacctcagtcagctgttgctgcactacagtcagctgctgctgcaccattgtcagctgttgctgcaccaccatcagctgtattactcgaagatgcggagagtgtgttgttggtatggcttaacatgaaacaattaccgagaaacgattaaccccagagggttagccacccaggataacccaagaaagtcagtgcatcatcgaggactgtctaacttatttccattggggtccttaatcttgtcccccaggatgcaacccacaacagtttaacacccaggtgaacaggagaaAATGCCttgaactagtgctcatattggtgaggttagtggggaggatgtggaagagttggtggaggaggacaatgaagaactaaccactgatgagctgctagatcatcttcaacagcaagaggctacACCTaaggaaactgctccggaggaggggagagagaaattgaagaagttgcctacttcaaagattaaggaaatgtgtgcaatgtggcttaaaatgcaaaccttttttgatgaaaatcaccctgacacagctagtGCAAGCCGTGctagtgactattacactgacaatgttgtgaaacactttaggaaagtcataaaggaacgagagataCAGgcttctatggacagatatgttgtgcgacataggtccagtgactctgaagctggtcctggtggcattaaaagaagaagggaagtaaccccggaaaaggacttggtacctcaagtcctaatgggaggggattccccttctaaacactaagaccatccacactctcccctcctcccatcccatcaatcatcaccagatcttcaataaaggtaagtgtcatgtattgtacatctcttcttcagtttgtgtgtattaaccctttgactgtcgaagggcccaatcctgaagtgtctcctggtgtcgcaaaatattcgaaaaaaaaaaattattttttctta
Coding sequences:
- the LOC128686075 gene encoding uncharacterized protein codes for the protein MLNTVKEYRLLCHDSAELERVLSSDELWNEVASRQNASHKLHPSKCLQHFSLLCQQYKSVLTYNFQISKEVAGRSMGFQDIIENILMPFTCHDADFDIRDEWWASEGGGDWNRRETLDLLFTVREFWPGHPDVDWEMVSICKL